The sequence CGATCCTCTGTGTCGGCTCGGTCGGGCTGTTCATCGTCGGCGGCGTAACCGGCATCTTCCTCGCGGTCATCCCCGTCGACATCGTCTACCACGGCACCTACTACGTCGTCGGTCACTTCCACCTGATTCTCATGGGGATCATCCCGTTCATGATGTTCGCGGCCAGTTACTACTGGTACCCCATGATTACCGGGCGGATGTACGACCGTCGGCTCGCGATCTTCCAGTCGTCGCTGCTGGTCATCGGCTCCGGACTCACGTTCATGACGCTGATGGCGCTCGGCTTCCTCGAGCAACCCCGTCGGTACGCGACCTATCCGGCGGAGTACTCGGGGCTGCACGTCGTCGCGACCGTCGGCTCGTTCATCATCGGGATCAGCGTACTCATGTGGCTCTACAACATGCTCTGGTCGTACTTCCAGGGGGCGCGGGTCGAAACCGCGGACCCGTGGGAGCTGAAGGCGACCCAGCAGTTCACGCCCGAGTGGCAGTGGTTCGAGGACCGCCTCGAGCGCAAGCACGGGATTCCGCCGAGCGAACCAGAGGAGGTCCGGCCGTCGTACGTACCCGCCCAGGAGGAGCGGCCGCCGTCGCTGTACGGTCGCATCGTGCCGGTCGCCCGACGCGCCCTGAGCGACGCGGGCGCGGGCGCGGCCGGCGGTTTCGTCGGCACGCTACTGTTGACGGGCGTCCTCCTCGTCGCGGTCGCGTTGGGCGTCTTCGACCTCGAGTCCTTCGCGAACCTCGCGACGCTAGTAGGGTTGCCGGCGAACCTCGCGCTCGGCTACGGGCTCTTCCTCTTCGCAGGCATGACGGTCTGGCCCCTGCTGTTCCTCTCGCTCGGTGAGTACTTGCCGGGCGAACTCACGTTCATCACGGGCCTGTGGTACGCGACGGTCATCGCCTCGGGATTCGTCATCGCCTTCTACACCGGGCAGACCGGCCTTGAGCTGGTAACCTATCTCGTCTTCACACTGCTCGCCCACTGGATCTACGGGCTGGGACTCGCCGGGATGATCACGTACCTCGGCGGTCGCCGCCCGACGTCGCCGGAGGGGCCTCGATGAGCGACGACGACGCCACGCCGTCCGACGCGGACGAGCCACCCGCCACGGACAGTACCGGTCCCGTCGAGCCGACCGCGTCGTCGGAGTCGCTCATATTGACCTACGCCGCCCCTTTTCTCGGCGTTCTGCTGATCGCCGTCGGCCTCCCCCTTTCGATCGTCGGCGGCTACGTGGTCGTTCAGGACGGCCTCGGGCTGTGTGGCGAGCCGACGATCGCGGCGACACCCGCCGACGAGTACGACGAATCGCTGGCGACCATCGACGAAATCCCCGCCGAACAGCTCTCGGCGGCCGAACGGAAGGCCCTCGAGGAAGCGATCGATAGTCCCCTACAGGAGGGGGTGGTTTCGGGCGAGGTCGAGAACCGGGCGGCGTTGCTCGAGGGCGCCGTCGTCGAGTACGAAGGGACGCGGTACTACGTGCAGATCACGTCCCAGAACTCCTGTCTCGAGGTACAGCCGTTGTTGTTCCCGATCGGCGCGGTGGCGATCTTCATGGGGATCGGCGGGGTGTTGACGCCGCCGATCTACCGAAAACTGGCGGGCTTCGAGGAACGGATGCGGCGATAAGGCGATTGACGGCTTTCGTCGCCGCGGTCGCGGAGTCGTCTTCTTCGAGAGCACGCGACGGTCGCCGAGCGCTCGGCTTACTGGTTCGAGTCGGTCGCGTTCCCGTCGGAGGGCTTCGAGTCGGTCGTCTCCGAGATTCCGGTCGCGTTCGAATCGCCGGCGGCGGCGTCGTCGGGTCGGCTCGGCGTGTCGTTCGTCATCGGACTCGGCTGCGGGGCGATGACCTCCCCGTCGCCCGGCTGCTCGGGGAGATAGGAGAACTGTCCCTTCCCGTCCGGCGCCTCGCCCTGGGTCCACGGGTAGCCGGGGTCGGGCTGCTGTTCGCGTCGGGTCGACATGAACGCGTAGTTGTACTCCTGGTTTTCCTGTTCCTGCGGGAAACTCGCGGGCACCGGCACCGGATCGTCGAGGGACTCGAGGGCCTCGAGCCACTGGTTCTGGTGCATGGTGTCCCGGGCGATGAGATAGGCGAGCATGTCCTTCATGCCGGGATCGTCGGTGTACTCGTAGAGTCGGGTCGCGAGCGTGCGCCCGGTCGCCTCGGACATCACGTTCGCGTAGAGGTCGCCCGCGAGGTTACCCGACGCGACGATGTAGTTGCCGGTGAAGGGGACGCCGTTGCTGTCGACGGGCATCGCCGACTCGCCGGCCGAGAGGAACTGGCGGGGGTTTTGCCCGGTCATCGCCGCGGCCGTCGCCGCGGTCTCCTCGGCCTCGTCGCTCATCTGCTTGGCCGAGCCGCGGAGATTCTTGGTGACCGCGGTGGCGAGCATCTCGATGTGACCCAGTTCCTCCGCCGCGGTCTCCATCAGGAGGTTCCGATACTCCTCGTAGCCTTCGGGGAGCGCCCAGGCCTGGAACATGTACTGCATCGCGACGCGCATCTCCCCTTCCTGTCCGCCGATCGCCTGCTGGAGAAGCTTCGCGAAGTGCGGATCCGGTTCTTCGACGGTAACCTCGTACTGGAGCTCCGGTTCTTGGAAGAACATCCAGCTCTCACTGGCCAGAGCCATTGAAATAACGCTGTCACTTGCCAGTGCGGCGTTGTGTCAGCATGGAAAATCATTATCCCATCGTCGGTGGTCGAGAACACGGAGCGAACTCATGCGCCAGGATACGTCAGGGTCGACGACGCGGCGAACGTTTGTCAAGTGCGGCCTCCTGTCGACCGGAGCGCTCGTCGGCACCTCGAGTACGGGTGTAGCCGACGGGTCGCGGCCCGAGTCGACCGAGAGCGCGGAGCAACCGATCGAGCAGGGCGTGATGCGTTCCTACCAGCACGTGCCCGACAGTGCGATCACGGTCGGGGAACCCGTCGACTGGCGACCCCGAGGACTCGACGAGGCGACCGGCCGCGTGGTCTCGTACGACGCCGCGCCCTCCTTTCGCGCGCTCCTGTTTACGACCGCCGGCGGTACCGGCGACGGTGGCGATGGCGGCAACGGCAATGGCGACAGCGGCGGATCCGGTTCCGATCCCCTCCAGCCGGGCGATTCGCTCTCGCTGGGTGCCGTTCGCGGATCGCCGGAGACGGCGAATTCGCAGTACGTCACCGTCGACCTCGGGGTCGACGAAACGGCCGCGCCGAGCGCCGACTAGTCGACGACCGCCGATTCGGCTCCACACCCGCGGCGGCCGGCCCACCGGGGTTTTTCCCCGCTGGCTCTCGTACCCCGGACTCGAGGTGATATCAGTGGCCGAACACGAGAAGCGACGGCGTGCCGCGGCGAAGTGCGCCGGCTGTGGCCGGATCGGTATCGTTCACGTCTGGCCCGATGGGACGCACAAACCGCTCGGGCAGACGAACTTCTGTGATTGTTCCGACCCGACGCTCCGACTCCTCGAGGAAGAGCGCGAGGCGGGCGACGATCTCCCGTAGCGAGGGAGACGCCGATGGGACCACAACGTAGCGCGACGGCGATAGCGGGTGTATCGTCGCGCGACCGAGTTCGCGGGCCGTTCAAACGGTCGCGCCCACGTAGAGGACGAGCACGAGGAACACCCAGACGAAATCGACGAAGTGCCAGTACAGCGAGACGGTCGCGACGGAGGTGTCCTGATCGGGGCCGTAGTGACCGCGGAGCGCGCGCCAGCACAACACGGCGATCCCGCCGACGCCGAGCGCGACGTGAAAGCCGTGGAGCCCGGTCAGGCCGTAGAAGGCGGTCCCGAAGACGCCGCTAGTGATCGAGAACCCCTCGTGGACGACGAACTCGTAGTACTCGTAGACCTGACCGCCGAGGAAGACGATCCCGAGTACCAACGTCGTCCCGAGCAGTCCGAGGAAACGGCGCCGGTTCCCCTCCTCGAGCGCTTCGTGCGCGTAGTGGAACGTGACGCTGCTGGCGAGTAGGATCGCGGTGTTGACGATCACGAGCGATCCCAGCAGCGCCGGCAGTTCTTCTGGCGGCCACGCGCCGACTCTGACGAAAAAGTAGTAGATGAACAGCGCGCCGAACGTCGAGACGTCGGTCGTCAGAAAGAGCAACGTCGTCCAGACATACGACTCTCGAGACGACCCGCCGACGGCCCCCTCTCTCGCGGGCGCGAGAAAAACCTCGTCGACCCAGCCGGCGATGCCGGCCAGCAGGACGATCGTCCCGACGACGGCGAGGGCGACGCCCACGAGCGGCGGCAGCAGGCCCGTTTCGTTCCCGAGAATCGCGATCGCGGCGCCGCCGTAGAGCCCACCGGCGCCGACGGCGGCGACGAGCGGCCAGCGACTGCGGTGTTCGTGCTCGTCGTGATCGATGTCGGGTTGATGAGGGCTATCGGGGCCGACGGGCCCGTCCGGATCGTGCCCGGCCGTCGCGCCGTCGCTCGAGACGCCGTGGCCGCCGCCGTCGGTTCGAACCGGAGCCGTCTCGAACGCCGTGTCGTCGTCCGAACCGCTCGCGTCGGTGCGTCGATCCATATCCGCAGTCCAACGTCGAGCCGGAAAAAGGATCGCCGCTTACGCGCCGGGAGGGTGTTCGTACGAGCTCCCGCGCGTCCGTCGCCGTCGGGTCCTCGAGTATCGGTATCGATACCGTCCGTTCCGCAACCGTCAGCCGGCGTCGGATCGCGATTCCCGGTCCGTCGCTTCGCGTTCGTCCGCCGCGGCGTCGGCGCTCGGTCCCGCGGCGTCCGCGGGCGCGCCTCGCGTGGCTACCGGGTCGCGAGAATCGTGTTGCGGTTCTCGAGCAGGTCTCGAGCAGTCCCCACGAGAGGTTCCGGAGGTCGTCCAGACATCGTAGCGGGGAACGAGCAGGATGAGGGCCCCGAGTCAGGCGACGCACGCGCCGGAGAGATACCGACGAGTGCGGTCGCTGTCGATAGCTGGCACGTGTTCCCGTACGATCCGACTTCCCCTCAGTGCTGGTTTTCATACAACTGGCCGGGAACACGAAGTCGCGGGCGAACCGAGGCGAGCGGAACGCGAGACTCAGTAGAAGTACTCGTCCTCGCGCAACTGGACGTAGCCGCCGTCGCGGTAGGTGAACTTTCGGCGCTTGTACTCGAGGAGAACCTTCGAAGCGCCGATTCCGGCGGAGTAGCCGCGGCTGACCAGGCCCTCGCCGTCGCCGCCCTGCATCCGGTTGACGATCTCGAACGTGCGGTCCCAGTCGGCGGGTTCGTACTCCCTGACGATGTCGGCGAAGGAGACGTTACGAAGGATCTCGTCGCCGATGGCCTGCTTCCAGACGTCGTTGTAGTTCGCAAGCGAGTCGGTTCCGGCGAGCCGGCCGGCGATCTTCCCGGTGCGGACGGCGACGTGGTAGCCGCCTTCGTGGAAGGCCGAGGTGGTCCCCATCGCGCCGCCGGCGACGGCGATGTTGGCGCCGACGGGCGACTCGATCGGTCGCGTCGAGGAGATGGGGTACGTCTCGGTCCCCTTCGACTTCCCGCGGTCCTCGACGCGCGGGATGTCCGTCTCGATGTCGTACTCGTCGCCGTACTCGCGCTCGAGCAGGCGCCGGATGTACTCCGCGCCCGAGGGGAGCTTGTCGTCGTCGTGCTCGAGCAAGGCGTAGGCGGCGGGGTTTTCGACGTCCTCGAGTTCCATCCCGATGGGCATGGTCAGCCCGACGCGGGCGACCGTGCCGTCGTTGGGGAAGACCCACGGGTAGGCGGTCTCGCCGGGCATGTACCCCCACCAGAACTTGAGGGTGTCCTCGAACTCCTCGAACAGTTCGGGGGGGAAGTCTCGATACTCTTGGTAGGCGATGTGGTTTGCCTCCGGCGGCGAGAGGTAGTCGGAGACGCTGCGGCCGGGCGCGGTGAACTGGTCGAGCGCGTCGAGGGTGATCCGGCGCTGGGGGCCGTCCGCAAGGACGACGTACTGGGCCTCGAGTTCGTCACCGTTCGAGAGGGTCAGCGTGTGGGTTGGCCCCTTCGGGCTCGAGGCGCGGAGGTCAGTATCGAGGTTCTTGACGCCCGTCCCGACGCGGAGGTCGGCGCCGGCGTCTTCGGCGCGCTCGTAGAGCCAGTCGTCCATGCGCGCGCGGTGGAAGGTGTAGCCGAAGTTGGGGTAGCTGGCGTCCATCCCCGTATTCGTCAGTTCGACCGACGTCGAGGGGCCGACGAACTCGGTCGCCTCGAGTTCCCGTAAGATGACGTCGTCGGGAATCTCCCGGTAGTCGAACTCCATGATATCGATCCAGTAGTCGAGCATCCCGGCGGCGTCGGTCGAGTCGGGCCCGAGGCCGTCGCGGTCCTCCCGCGGGACGCCTTGTTCGAAGAGAACGGTCTCGGCGCCGTGGGCGGCGGCCCGCTCGGCCGCGGACGCCCCCGCGGGTCCGCCACCGACGATCGCGACATCTACGCGTTCCATACTCCGTAGAGGTCTCAGCCTCCCATATTAAAATGCTTGAAACAGACGGCGACTGAACTGAACGGAAACGAGCGGTAGCCGCGCCGAATCGGAGATCACGTGATCGATTCCGGTTTCTCGACGTGGAAGGGGAGACTGGCGTGACCGTCCTGTTGAAACTCGGAGATGATTCGGTTGAACTCCTCGTAGTCGACGACGTTCTTGTAGACCATCTTCTCGATGATCCGGCGCCGATACTCGAGGTCGTCGTAGATGTCGCGCGTATCCTCGTAGCCGTGCAGCGTCGCGATCTTGTCCTCCAAGAGCACCGAGTTGTTCATGCCGGTAAACTCCAGTTGGTCGTCGACGGGATCCCACTCGAAGACCTTGTTCGTGACCAGTCCGCCGAGTTCGCTCGAGAACTTGTCGATTTCGTAAATGCTCGTACAGCGCCGGTAGTCGTCGCTCTGGATGAAGTTTTGAAAGATCACGAGGTCGAGATTGTCCAGGTGGGAGTAGGGAACGTTGATCGGGTTGCCCTTCAGCCGCTGGACTAAGCTCTTGATGTTGCCGGCGTGGAAGGTCATCATCACGGGGTGGCCCGTTTGGATCGCCTGGAAGGCCATTCGAACCTCCTCGCCGCGGGCCTCGCCGATGATGATGCAGTCGGGCCGCGAGCGAAGCGCGGCGGCGACGAGGTCGAAGAGGTCGACCTCGTTGCTGGTCCCCTCCCGCGTGAGGAGCTGTTGCCAGGTGTCGTGGGGCGGGATGACCTCGGCGGTGTCCTCGGCCGTGAAAATCTTCGCGTCGTCCGGGATGAACGACGTCAACGCGTTGAGCGTCGTCGTCTTCCCCGACGCGGTCTCCCCGGCGACGATGGCGCTGGTCTCGTTTTCCATCGCCAGCCAGAGGTACGCTGCGGCCGTCGGCGAGAAGGTTCCGCCGCGGGTAATCGCCGTCATCGTCAGCGGGATTTCGTCCTGCTGGCGGATCGTCATCGACGGCCCCTTTACTGAGACGTCGTTGCTGAACACGACGTTGAATCGGGAGCCGTCGGGGAGGGTTCCGTCCGTGATCGGGTCGGCGTCGGAGAGCGGGTCGCCGATCCGTTCGCCCATCGACCGCAGGAAGTGCTCGTACTCGTACTCCGATCCGAAGTCGATGTCCGTCCGAACCAGGCCGAAGACGTCGTTGTAGACGTGGAGGTTATCGTGGGCGAGTACGTGGATGTCCTCGTTACTATCGTCGAGCAAGACCGGCTCGAGGGGCCCCAGACCGAGCACGTCCCGCCGGAACTGATACCGCAGTCGCTCGTAGGTCCGCTGGTCGACCGAGATCGGCCGCCGAGAGAGCGCGCCGCGGAGCCGACCGAGGAAGCCGTCGACGGCCGACCGCTCCTCCGGCGGCGCCTCCGTCGTCACCGAAACCACCGGCTCGAGGACCTCTTCGATGTCCTCGCGGTCCACGTCGCCGGGATCGGTCACGTTCTTGTTTAGCACCCGGTTTTTCACCTCCCGGAACAGCGTGACCTCGTCGTAACTCAGGGAGGGTTCGATCGCGTAGTAGATCGGGTCCTGATCGGTCGACCCGTACACGTGGGCGAAGACGAGATCATCGATCTGCCAGCAGTAGTTGGGGTGGTCGACCGTCGTGTTGTGGTGGTCCTCCGGTTCGTCGATGTACCGCGGGTAGACGTTCGTTCGGTCGTGAAACGCGGTGACGTGTTCCTCGAGGTGCGGATGGCGATCCATCTGCTCCTCAAGGTCGCTCGAGAGACTCGTTTCGTCGAAGTCGCCGGGATCGATTTGCCAGGCCATCGATGCTAGGTGTTGTTCGTCTGCCGTCCGGTTCGAGAGACGCCCCGCGTCGAACTGCGAGTCGGCCCTCGAGGCCGCGGACGGAGGTGCCGACGGGATGCCGGCCGGCGGTCCGCGGTGATCGGGTCGAGTGGCGTCACAGTGTTCGCTCGGTGCCGTTCGCGCCGGTCACGCGGAGTTCGTCGGTCTGCGGATCGTACCGCAGTGATCGTCCCGCGTCGCCGCCGGTATCCTCGGCGACGACCTCGACGCCGTTGTCGGACAGTTCGCGCCGGGCCGCCTCAACATTTCGGCTGCCGATCGGGGTGTCGACCCGATCGAAGTCGACCATCGTCGCGCCGCCGGCGAGCTTAGCCGAGGCCGACGAGAGGTCGCCGCCGGTCGCGACGAACGCCGAGAGCATCGCGGCGATCCCCGTGTCGGCGAACTTCGCGTCGCTGTGGTTTTGCCCGTTCGATTCCGCGGCCCGCGGGAGCATGAAGTGTAAGAGGCCGCTGACGCCCCGGACGTCGTCGTGGACGACGAGACCGAGACAGGAGCCGAGTCCGCTCGTCCGCAGCGGTCGCCCCTCGTCGGTGATCGCGTACTCCGCGACGCCGACCGAGATGGGGTCTGCCGTCGGCTCCGGGTCGTCGGAGTCGCCGAAGACCGGAATTTCGAAGTCGTCGTCATCACCGTCGCCGTTGTCGCCATCGGCGTCGCTGTCCTCGTCCGCGCTCGAGTCGTCCGCCGACTCGCCGTAGACGGGGACCTCGACCTCGTCATCGTCGCCGTCGTCCTCGTCGTCGTCGGTCGCCGGCGTGTAGACGCTGATTCCGAGGTCGTCGGCGTCGTCGCCCTCGTCGTCAGCCCCGTCGTCGGCGCCGTAGATGGTGATCCCGCCGTCCTCGTCGTTCGCGTCGTCGCTCATCGTTGGGCCCAGTAGTCCGCGATTTCCTTCGGGCTGAGCAGCAGGTAGACGTCGCAGCTGAGATCGCCCGCCGTCGATTCGAGCAGCCCCTCGAGGCTGAGGACGAACCGTTCGCCCGGTCCGAGGTTCGCGACCACGTCGTTGACGATCGACGACCGCATGTCGTCGACGATCGTCGGCTCGCCGGCCCGGACCGCTACCTCGAGCCGGTCGGCAATCTCGTCGACGAGGCTCGTCGTCACCGCGGCGCCGACCTCGTCGGTCGATCCGTCGCGGTCGTCGAAGAAGGTGATTGCGGAGCCGATCGGCGGATCGACGAGTTCGACCACCGCGCCGAAGCTCTCCTCGTCGGAAACCGTCTCCGACAGTCGCTCGGCCGGAACGATATCCAGCGTGTCGACCGCGACGTCGGCGTCGAACTCGGTCGTTTCGAGGAGGTGGTCGCCGATCGACCGCGGTTCCATCCCGTCCAGCGCCGTCAGCACCTCGAGGAGTTCGTAATCGATCGCGCTGGCGTCGGGGTCCGCGCCGAACTGGGTGCGGGACGTCGCCTCGTCGAGGAAGAGGAACATCTGGAACTCGATCTCGTCGTCAGGCGTCACGATCGAACTACGCTGGGAGAGCACGTGCTCGGTCTCCTCGAGGAGTTCGGATCGAA comes from Haloterrigena salifodinae and encodes:
- a CDS encoding manganese catalase family protein, encoding MFFQEPELQYEVTVEEPDPHFAKLLQQAIGGQEGEMRVAMQYMFQAWALPEGYEEYRNLLMETAAEELGHIEMLATAVTKNLRGSAKQMSDEAEETAATAAAMTGQNPRQFLSAGESAMPVDSNGVPFTGNYIVASGNLAGDLYANVMSEATGRTLATRLYEYTDDPGMKDMLAYLIARDTMHQNQWLEALESLDDPVPVPASFPQEQENQEYNYAFMSTRREQQPDPGYPWTQGEAPDGKGQFSYLPEQPGDGEVIAPQPSPMTNDTPSRPDDAAAGDSNATGISETTDSKPSDGNATDSNQ
- a CDS encoding cytochrome c oxidase subunit 3, with the translated sequence MDRRTDASGSDDDTAFETAPVRTDGGGHGVSSDGATAGHDPDGPVGPDSPHQPDIDHDEHEHRSRWPLVAAVGAGGLYGGAAIAILGNETGLLPPLVGVALAVVGTIVLLAGIAGWVDEVFLAPAREGAVGGSSRESYVWTTLLFLTTDVSTFGALFIYYFFVRVGAWPPEELPALLGSLVIVNTAILLASSVTFHYAHEALEEGNRRRFLGLLGTTLVLGIVFLGGQVYEYYEFVVHEGFSITSGVFGTAFYGLTGLHGFHVALGVGGIAVLCWRALRGHYGPDQDTSVATVSLYWHFVDFVWVFLVLVLYVGATV
- a CDS encoding NAD(P)/FAD-dependent oxidoreductase, with the translated sequence MERVDVAIVGGGPAGASAAERAAAHGAETVLFEQGVPREDRDGLGPDSTDAAGMLDYWIDIMEFDYREIPDDVILRELEATEFVGPSTSVELTNTGMDASYPNFGYTFHRARMDDWLYERAEDAGADLRVGTGVKNLDTDLRASSPKGPTHTLTLSNGDELEAQYVVLADGPQRRITLDALDQFTAPGRSVSDYLSPPEANHIAYQEYRDFPPELFEEFEDTLKFWWGYMPGETAYPWVFPNDGTVARVGLTMPIGMELEDVENPAAYALLEHDDDKLPSGAEYIRRLLEREYGDEYDIETDIPRVEDRGKSKGTETYPISSTRPIESPVGANIAVAGGAMGTTSAFHEGGYHVAVRTGKIAGRLAGTDSLANYNDVWKQAIGDEILRNVSFADIVREYEPADWDRTFEIVNRMQGGDGEGLVSRGYSAGIGASKVLLEYKRRKFTYRDGGYVQLREDEYFY
- a CDS encoding type II/IV secretion system ATPase subunit, producing MAWQIDPGDFDETSLSSDLEEQMDRHPHLEEHVTAFHDRTNVYPRYIDEPEDHHNTTVDHPNYCWQIDDLVFAHVYGSTDQDPIYYAIEPSLSYDEVTLFREVKNRVLNKNVTDPGDVDREDIEEVLEPVVSVTTEAPPEERSAVDGFLGRLRGALSRRPISVDQRTYERLRYQFRRDVLGLGPLEPVLLDDSNEDIHVLAHDNLHVYNDVFGLVRTDIDFGSEYEYEHFLRSMGERIGDPLSDADPITDGTLPDGSRFNVVFSNDVSVKGPSMTIRQQDEIPLTMTAITRGGTFSPTAAAYLWLAMENETSAIVAGETASGKTTTLNALTSFIPDDAKIFTAEDTAEVIPPHDTWQQLLTREGTSNEVDLFDLVAAALRSRPDCIIIGEARGEEVRMAFQAIQTGHPVMMTFHAGNIKSLVQRLKGNPINVPYSHLDNLDLVIFQNFIQSDDYRRCTSIYEIDKFSSELGGLVTNKVFEWDPVDDQLEFTGMNNSVLLEDKIATLHGYEDTRDIYDDLEYRRRIIEKMVYKNVVDYEEFNRIISEFQQDGHASLPFHVEKPESIT
- a CDS encoding chemotaxis protein CheD; this encodes MSDDANDEDGGITIYGADDGADDEGDDADDLGISVYTPATDDDEDDGDDDEVEVPVYGESADDSSADEDSDADGDNGDGDDDDFEIPVFGDSDDPEPTADPISVGVAEYAITDEGRPLRTSGLGSCLGLVVHDDVRGVSGLLHFMLPRAAESNGQNHSDAKFADTGIAAMLSAFVATGGDLSSASAKLAGGATMVDFDRVDTPIGSRNVEAARRELSDNGVEVVAEDTGGDAGRSLRYDPQTDELRVTGANGTERTL
- a CDS encoding chemotaxis protein CheC → MSMKLDLRKLEEFDQMAIDGADGASDRLSGLTGVDTSVDCSRLHVVAATAVIDEFERDDVLAISISLEGYLEGEVVTVLDSASARELAEAFMPMLPSDDGYTSKHESAVEEICNVMVSGYVDGWANVQGESIVMSPPSVVSSAFDPEEGVRSELLEETEHVLSQRSSIVTPDDEIEFQMFLFLDEATSRTQFGADPDASAIDYELLEVLTALDGMEPRSIGDHLLETTEFDADVAVDTLDIVPAERLSETVSDEESFGAVVELVDPPIGSAITFFDDRDGSTDEVGAAVTTSLVDEIADRLEVAVRAGEPTIVDDMRSSIVNDVVANLGPGERFVLSLEGLLESTAGDLSCDVYLLLSPKEIADYWAQR